The genomic interval GCTGGCGAAACTCCAGCCCTACGCCCGCAATGCGAAGGCGCATGGCGCGGACCAGGTCGCGAAGATCGCCGCTAGCATGGCGGAGTTCGGCTGGACGGTGCCCTGCCTCGTGGCAGAGGATGGCGAACTGATCGCGGGTCATGGCCGGGTGCTGGCCGCGACGCAGCTGGGGCTGCTTGAGGCGCCGGTGATAGTTCTGGGCCATCTGACCGAGGCGCAGCGCCGGGCGTACCGTATCGCGGACAACAAGCTGACGGAGCTTGGCACCTGGGACGAGGCGCTTCTGTCTGCGGAACTGAACGACCTGCTGGCCGAGGATTTCGACCTGTCGCTTGTCGGCTTCTCCGACGGCGAGTTGGACAAGCTTCTGACCTTCGCGCCGGAGGGGGACGGGGAAGAAGGTGGCGCCGGGGGCTCCGTGCCGCCGGTGACCATCCCCGAGCCACCGCGCAATCCAGCATCACGAACCGGGGATCTCTGGATCCTTGGCGACCACCGGCTGCTCTGCGGCGACAGCACCAGCGCGTCCGACGTGCGCCGCCTGATGAATGGCGAGCGGGCGATCCTGTTCGCCACCGACCCGCCATACCTGGTGGATTACGATGGCTCGAACCATCCGACCCGGAACAAGGACTGGTCTGCGTCCTACGGCACCACGTGGGACGACAGTTCGCAGGGCGCGGAACTCTACGACGGTTTCATCGCGGCGGCCGTGGCCGAGGCCATCGCCGAGGACGCCGCCTGGTACTGCTGGCACGCCTCGCGCCGCCAGGCGATGCTGGAGGCTTGCTGGGAAAAGGCGGGTGCCTTCGTCCATCAACAGATCATCTGGGTGAAGGACCGCGGGGTTCTGACACGGTCGCATTACCTCTGGAAGCACGAGCCTTGCTTCATGGGCTGGCGCCGCCCGAACCGCCCGCCGAAGGTGGCCGAGGAAACGCTGCCATCGACATGGGCGCTGCCCAGCTTCGCAAAAGACGACCGGCCCGACCATCCGACGCCGAAGCCGCTCGACGCCTTCGGGATCCCGATGCGCCAGCACGTTGCCCGAGGCGGCCTCTGCTACGAGCCGTTCTCAGGCTCAGGCTCGCAGATCATGGCGGGCGAGGCCAATGGCCGTCGCGTCTTCGCAATGGAAATCAGCCCGGCCTATGTCGATGTCGCCGTCGAGCGCTGGCAGGCCGAGACCGGCCGCGACGCGATCCTCGACGGTGACGGTCGGACCTTTGGGCAGGTGAGAACCGAGCGGCTGCGCGACGACACGGATACGCCGAACCCGGACGCCGCCCCCGAACCCGCGCGAAAGCGCCAGACCGCCGCGTGACATGCATGACCTGGCTTTACCTTCCTCCGGAGTCGCTTCCGGAGCCGGAGACGCATGCCTCTTCGGCCTCTCGCTCTGCTCCGGCGCGGGCGGTCTCGACCTCGGGCTCGCCATCGCCATCCCCGGATATCGTGCTGTGGGCCATGTCGAACGGGAAACCTTTGCCGCAGCCACTCTCGTGGCGCGGATGGAAGACGCGTCCCTGGATCAGGCTGTTGTCTGGGACGACGTTGGAACCTTCGATGGCCGCCCGTGGCGCGGCGCGGTGGACATCGTCACTGCGGGCTATCCGTGCCAGCCGTTCTCCGTCGCGGGCAAGCGCCGGGGTGCCGACGACCCGCGCCACCTCTGGCCCCATGTCGCCCGCATCATCGGCGAGGTCGAGCCGCCCTTCGTCTTCCTCGAGAACGTCGCCCATCATCTCCGCCTCGGCTTCCCCGAAGTCGCCAGCGGACTGGTCGGCATGGGCTACAAGCTTGCGGCAGGCCTCTTCACTGCGGCGGAAGTCGGCGCGCCCCACAAGCGCGAGCGGCTGTTCATCCTCGCCGTCCGAGTGGGGGACGAGCTGGCCGACCCCGCGCGCCTGCTCTGGCACCCGGTCGAGTGGCGGGAACCGGACGGAACTGCTGCGGCTATGGCCGACGCCGAGAGCCAGCGCCAACGAGAACCGGCAGACGAAACCCACGCCGTCGCAGGAAGCGGGGCAGCATGGGATGAACCTGGCGACGACGGCGGCGCTCTGGCCGACGCCCATGGCGAACGACGGCTGCAAGCCGAGCGCCGGCAACCGTCGCTCGGCCGACCTGACGCATTCGGCGGGGCTGTGGATGACGCCGACGGCGCGCGATCACAAGGACGGGGCGACGAGCCTTGCCAACACGCCGGTGAACGGCCTGCTTGGCCGCCAGGTCCTGGTGACGCCGATGGCTGGGCGCGATACCTCCGAGCCGCGCCAGACCTTGAACCCGCTGTTCGTCGAGGCGCTGATGGGCTGGCCCATCGGGTGGACCGGCTTCGCCTCTGTGGCAACGGTGTGGTCCCCCTGGTTGCGGCGCATGCGCTCAGAACTCTGGCAGCTGAACTGTTGGCCGAAGGATGAGGCACCGACATGAAACAGTCGCGCCTCATGTCGCTGGTCGAAGCGGTCGCCAATGTGATCGTCGGTTACGGCATCGCTGTCATCACGCAGATCCTGATCTTCCCGGTCTTCGGGCTGCACACGACGCTGGCGCAGAACCTCAAGATGGGCGCGGTGTTCACCGTGGTGAGCATCGCACGGTCCTACGTCCTGCGGCGGCTGTTCGAGCGGCTGCGGCGGGTCTGATGCGGCCGCTGGCAGATCGGCCATCCCGCTGGTAGCCTTGGCGCATGTCCGAAGGCTGGCAACATATCGAGATCAACGATCACGGGACCATCGTTATCCTGCGTCCGATTTCGGACGAGGGACGGGACTGGTTTGCGGAACATGTCGGCGAACCTGAACCGGGCGGCATCTACACCTGCGAGCCGCGCATGGCACAGGATATCCTGCAGGCCGCCGCCCGAGATCTGCTTTCGTGGCAATGAGAAACCGCCGCCCGGTCGGGGCGGCGGCGTAGCAATCGTCTCACGGAGTCAGGCTGCCGGAAGCCTGTAGACCCGTCCGCGCCCCTCGACTTTCTCGGATGTCACCTCGAGCCCGAGCTTCTTCTTAAGGGCCCCGGCCATCGCGCCCCGCACGGTGTGTGACTGCCAGCCTGTCGCGGCGCTGATCTCCTCGATGGTCGCGCCGTCCGGCGCGCGCAGCATGGCGATCAGGGTGGCCTGCTTCGTCCCCTCGCGCGGCGTGCGCGCCTTGGGCGCGGTTTCGGTCTCGGTGGGGGTGTCCGTTGCGGGCGCGTCGCTCGGCGCGTCCGTCGCGCCCGTGGGCGCGCTGTTCGCGTCTTCGGGCTCGATGCCGATGGCGGCGAGGCCTGCGTCGGTGGCGACCAGCGTGACGCCGTGGCCGTCGCCGGTCTCGCGCCAGATCGGCTCGCCCTTGCGCATTTCGGCGTCGACCTCTTCGAGGAAGCCCTTGGCGAGCATTGCGCCGACCACCTTGGCGGCGGCGCCGCCGCGCAGACTCTCGGGCAGCGGCAGGGCGATGCGGTCCTCGCGCTGTGCGGCGGCACTGAGAATGATTGCTTGAGTGTCGGAAAGCTGGGTCATCGTCGTCTCCTGTATCGGGGCGCGCGGAATGCGGGCCCTTCTACGAGGTCGAGCCCGCCAGTCGGCGGGCGGGACCGGGAGCGGGTCATCTCACTCGGCGTGTTCGCCTTCATGGAAGGCCATGTCGGTGATCTCGCGCAGCTTGGCGCGGTAGTGGTTCAGGGTGCCGACATGGCCCCAGTTGATCTCGTCGGGGCTGGTCTCGAAATGGTCGTCGCTGAGCGCCTGCAGGCGGGCGAGCATCGCGTCGATCTCGGTCTTGGCGGCGATGAAGGCGTCGAGGGCTTTCGTGTTGTCCTGTGCGCGGCGGGTCATCGGGGTGGCTCCTTGGTGAGTTGC from Polymorphum gilvum SL003B-26A1 carries:
- a CDS encoding site-specific DNA-methyltransferase, with the protein product MTLSFAPDRIAMWPLAKLQPYARNAKAHGADQVAKIAASMAEFGWTVPCLVAEDGELIAGHGRVLAATQLGLLEAPVIVLGHLTEAQRRAYRIADNKLTELGTWDEALLSAELNDLLAEDFDLSLVGFSDGELDKLLTFAPEGDGEEGGAGGSVPPVTIPEPPRNPASRTGDLWILGDHRLLCGDSTSASDVRRLMNGERAILFATDPPYLVDYDGSNHPTRNKDWSASYGTTWDDSSQGAELYDGFIAAAVAEAIAEDAAWYCWHASRRQAMLEACWEKAGAFVHQQIIWVKDRGVLTRSHYLWKHEPCFMGWRRPNRPPKVAEETLPSTWALPSFAKDDRPDHPTPKPLDAFGIPMRQHVARGGLCYEPFSGSGSQIMAGEANGRRVFAMEISPAYVDVAVERWQAETGRDAILDGDGRTFGQVRTERLRDDTDTPNPDAAPEPARKRQTAA
- a CDS encoding DUF3489 domain-containing protein; the encoded protein is MTQLSDTQAIILSAAAQREDRIALPLPESLRGGAAAKVVGAMLAKGFLEEVDAEMRKGEPIWRETGDGHGVTLVATDAGLAAIGIEPEDANSAPTGATDAPSDAPATDTPTETETAPKARTPREGTKQATLIAMLRAPDGATIEEISAATGWQSHTVRGAMAGALKKKLGLEVTSEKVEGRGRVYRLPAA
- a CDS encoding DUF7220 family protein is translated as MKQSRLMSLVEAVANVIVGYGIAVITQILIFPVFGLHTTLAQNLKMGAVFTVVSIARSYVLRRLFERLRRV